The proteins below are encoded in one region of Methanofollis aquaemaris:
- a CDS encoding response regulator receiver protein: MPAEKRKKELLALFQDLTSKTEIVEPMKKIHGSLRDRDAVGREIALIMREILDRGFFQTKLSPRQLATLVIAFNEDKNDTEIARELGNEKLAKTVARARVRIKLFRESDFDMPFERTLLTDLVDSGKTMNDISQILGISSSSLREYRHVIAMDEDATLDPYLERIKDVIEDRDLSEQMTSGVANDGLSEAIDATEAEMVDVT; the protein is encoded by the coding sequence ATGCCAGCAGAAAAGAGAAAAAAGGAACTCCTTGCACTCTTCCAGGACCTCACCAGCAAGACGGAGATCGTCGAGCCGATGAAAAAGATCCATGGGAGTCTCAGGGACCGTGATGCGGTGGGGCGTGAGATCGCTCTCATCATGCGCGAGATCCTTGACCGGGGTTTCTTCCAGACCAAGCTCTCCCCCCGCCAGCTGGCGACGCTCGTCATTGCCTTCAACGAAGACAAGAATGACACCGAGATCGCCCGCGAGCTTGGAAACGAAAAACTGGCGAAGACTGTTGCCAGGGCACGGGTCAGGATCAAACTCTTCCGTGAGTCTGACTTTGACATGCCCTTCGAGCGTACGCTCCTCACCGATCTGGTCGATTCAGGGAAGACGATGAACGACATTTCCCAGATTCTGGGGATCAGTTCCTCGTCCCTGCGCGAGTACCGGCATGTGATCGCCATGGACGAGGACGCAACTCTCGATCCCTACCTGGAAAGGATCAAAGACGTGATTGAGGACCGCGACCTTTCAGAGCAGATGACCAGTGGTGTCGCTAACGACGGGCTTTCCGAGGCGATCGACGCGACTGAAGCCGAGATGGTCGACGTAACGTAA
- a CDS encoding metal-dependent hydrolase: protein MKIQWLGHACFLLEGSRTILIDPFVPSGEIPTDPDIVAVTHGHGDHLGAAASVGKLTVAVNEIAKYLAAQGIPTEEINIGGTVEVDGVSFTMTPALHSSWLEEAGNGYYGGVAAGFVIRMDGVTVYHAGDTGLFSDMKLIRELYRPDVALLPVGGRYTMGPREAMMAAEFVGAKIVIPMHYNTWPPIAQDLSGFKTAIERTTDMNVVLLAPGESLEM, encoded by the coding sequence ATGAAGATCCAGTGGCTTGGACATGCATGTTTTCTGCTTGAAGGGAGCAGGACCATTCTGATCGATCCGTTCGTTCCTTCAGGCGAGATCCCGACCGACCCGGATATCGTGGCCGTCACCCATGGCCACGGCGATCATCTCGGGGCGGCGGCGAGTGTCGGAAAACTGACGGTAGCGGTGAACGAGATCGCAAAGTACCTCGCTGCACAGGGCATCCCGACCGAAGAGATCAATATCGGGGGGACAGTCGAGGTGGACGGCGTCTCGTTCACGATGACGCCGGCGCTCCACTCTTCATGGCTTGAGGAGGCGGGCAACGGGTATTATGGCGGTGTTGCAGCGGGGTTCGTCATCAGGATGGACGGCGTCACCGTCTACCACGCAGGCGACACCGGCCTCTTCTCAGACATGAAGTTGATCCGGGAACTCTACCGCCCCGACGTCGCCCTCCTCCCGGTCGGCGGGCGGTACACGATGGGGCCCAGGGAGGCGATGATGGCGGCCGAGTTCGTGGGGGCGAAGATTGTCATCCCGATGCACTACAACACCTGGCCGCCGATTGCCCAGGATCTTTCAGGCTTCAAGACGGCGATCGAACGGACGACCGACATGAACGTGGTGCTTCTTGCGCCTGGCGAGAGTCTTGAGATGTAA
- a CDS encoding AMP-binding protein translates to MVTGSYACGHSELSLMGETIGAMLNRIAAQYPENEALVSVHQNIRWTYREFLLQVDSLARGLMALGVERGDRVAIWAMNYAEWTLTQFATAKIGAILVNINPAYRVFELEYALKQAEVSTLIVQGRFKTSDYVGMVYEACPEAIEARPGRVSTEKFPFLKNIVFMGDIPYNGMFTWDEMIKRGEAISPDELEEREEMLNFDDAINIQYTSGTTGFPKGVVLTHHGVMNNGFIIGEGMGFTEKDRLCIPVPFYHCFGMVLSNMACVTHGSTMVIPSPVFNAEAVLQAVQNERCTALHGVPTMFIAELSHHEFSKYDYSTLRTGIMAGSPCPIEVMKQVNTLMNMRDIVIVYGQTELSPGVTMTTVDDPLEKRVTTVGRPFPHTEIKIIDPATKRIVPRGEIGEICARGYMAMKCYYNNPSASHATLDHNGWLHTSDLGVMDGEDYVRMSGRLKEMVIRGGENIYPREIEEFLHHHPKIADAYVIGVPDVRYGEELMAWVKPREGQSITPGEIVDFCTGQIARFKIPKYFKFVEDFPMSVTGKIQKFRMRDIAVEELGLGEASKVETA, encoded by the coding sequence ATGGTCACGGGCAGCTATGCATGCGGACATTCAGAGTTGTCGCTGATGGGCGAGACCATCGGCGCCATGCTCAACCGTATAGCCGCACAATACCCGGAGAACGAGGCCCTGGTATCTGTGCACCAGAACATCCGCTGGACGTACCGGGAGTTCCTTCTCCAGGTAGACTCTCTTGCACGTGGCCTTATGGCGCTCGGCGTCGAGCGCGGCGACCGGGTTGCTATCTGGGCGATGAACTACGCCGAGTGGACCCTCACCCAGTTTGCGACTGCGAAGATCGGGGCCATCCTGGTCAACATCAACCCGGCGTACCGGGTCTTTGAACTGGAGTACGCCCTCAAGCAGGCCGAAGTCTCGACCCTTATCGTGCAGGGACGGTTCAAGACCTCCGACTATGTCGGCATGGTCTACGAGGCCTGCCCCGAGGCGATCGAGGCGCGGCCCGGCAGGGTCTCGACAGAGAAGTTCCCGTTCCTGAAAAACATCGTCTTCATGGGCGACATCCCGTACAACGGCATGTTCACCTGGGACGAGATGATCAAGCGGGGAGAGGCGATCAGTCCCGACGAACTGGAAGAGCGCGAGGAGATGCTCAACTTCGACGACGCCATCAACATCCAGTATACGAGCGGGACGACCGGGTTTCCCAAGGGCGTGGTGCTCACCCATCACGGCGTGATGAACAACGGGTTCATCATCGGCGAGGGGATGGGTTTCACCGAGAAGGACCGTCTCTGCATCCCGGTACCCTTCTACCACTGCTTCGGGATGGTGCTCTCGAACATGGCCTGCGTCACCCATGGCTCGACGATGGTTATCCCTTCGCCGGTCTTCAACGCGGAGGCGGTGTTGCAGGCGGTTCAGAACGAACGGTGCACCGCCCTCCACGGCGTGCCCACGATGTTCATCGCCGAACTTTCGCACCATGAGTTCTCGAAATACGACTATTCCACCCTGCGCACCGGGATCATGGCCGGTTCGCCCTGTCCGATCGAGGTGATGAAACAGGTCAACACGCTCATGAACATGAGAGACATCGTCATCGTCTACGGGCAGACCGAACTCTCGCCGGGTGTCACGATGACCACCGTCGACGATCCCCTGGAGAAACGGGTGACGACGGTAGGCCGGCCCTTCCCGCACACCGAGATCAAGATCATCGACCCGGCGACAAAACGGATCGTGCCGCGCGGCGAGATCGGTGAGATCTGCGCGAGGGGGTATATGGCGATGAAGTGCTACTACAACAACCCCTCGGCCAGTCACGCCACCCTGGACCACAATGGCTGGCTCCATACCAGCGACCTCGGGGTGATGGACGGGGAGGACTATGTGAGGATGTCGGGCAGGCTCAAGGAGATGGTGATCAGGGGCGGCGAGAACATCTATCCCAGAGAGATCGAGGAGTTCCTCCACCACCACCCCAAGATCGCCGACGCCTATGTGATCGGGGTGCCTGACGTGAGGTACGGCGAGGAACTGATGGCCTGGGTGAAGCCGCGGGAGGGACAGAGCATCACACCCGGGGAGATCGTCGACTTCTGCACCGGCCAGATCGCCCGCTTCAAGATTCCGAAATACTTCAAGTTCGTCGAAGACTTTCCGATGTCGGTCACCGGCAAGATCCAGAAGTTCAGGATGCGCGATATTGCCGTCGAAGAACTCGGGCTCGGAGAGGCCTCGAAGGTCGAGACGGCCTGA